The Radiobacillus deserti genomic interval TTAAAAATATTAGCTTGGTACGACAATGAATGGGCGTATGCAACTAGAGTTATGGAACTTGCTGACTATATTCAAAAGGAGAGATACGCAAGTGGCAACCTTCAAAAGTCTTCCTGAGATGGGGTTAATCGTTTGTAAACACTGTGATTGTGAAATGGATACGTTTCATTCTGATAAAGTGATGACCTACTATTCTAAATGCTCTGATGATTGTACACCTGCTGAAGAAAGGAATGGGGATATTGAATTCCGTTAATCTACTTGAAAGATACATGAATAAACACAAACCTGTAATGCATCACAATCTTTCCATTGCTGAATTGGTGCAAGCTTCTGTTTGGAGGAAAGAAGGAAGCTTAACCGAAACAGGTGCGCT includes:
- a CDS encoding GapA-binding peptide SR1P; amino-acid sequence: MATFKSLPEMGLIVCKHCDCEMDTFHSDKVMTYYSKCSDDCTPAEERNGDIEFR